In Terriglobales bacterium, a genomic segment contains:
- a CDS encoding glycosyltransferase, which produces MHESVLHFFDYVNAVILTYFVVTNGVYTVLMLMSLYTVSLHAKFAGRRGYADIADSPVTPPVALIVPCHNEEKAVVQTVRCLLDLHYPEKEIIVVDDGSTDATLERLIDEFQLERMDLIYRESVPAKRPYAFYYNSQQPELLVIVKPNGGKPDALNAGINMARSSYFCTVDADSLIEREALLRLMAPIVHSAVQVVVSGGVVRIANGSKVEDGQITEINLPRTWIERCQVVEYIRTFLFGRPAWNFLNATFIVSGAFCMLHKETVILAGGFTTDTVTEDVDMIAVLHRFLRTMKWKYRMVFTTDPICWTEAPHTVRMLARQRRRWQLGLMQTVMKHNDMILSPRYRAVGLLSMPFHAFIEAVGCVIEAAGTILIPFSFLIGAMPFSLFLLLMFLAVGYGTLLSMGSVLLEETTLRRYPKLHHVLILMAFAVIENVGYRQMVTFFRAQGVLSYFLGKKKWELVAHRGLAARLAEHERA; this is translated from the coding sequence ATGCACGAGAGCGTCCTCCACTTCTTCGACTACGTCAACGCCGTCATCCTGACCTACTTCGTGGTCACCAACGGGGTGTACACGGTGCTGATGCTCATGTCGCTCTACACCGTCTCGCTGCACGCCAAGTTCGCGGGGCGGCGCGGCTATGCCGACATCGCCGACTCCCCGGTCACACCCCCGGTGGCCCTGATCGTGCCCTGCCACAACGAGGAGAAGGCCGTCGTGCAGACGGTGCGCTGCCTGCTCGACCTGCACTACCCGGAGAAGGAGATCATCGTGGTGGACGACGGCTCCACCGACGCCACCCTGGAGCGCCTCATCGACGAGTTCCAGCTGGAGCGCATGGACCTGATCTACCGCGAGTCGGTCCCCGCCAAGCGGCCCTACGCCTTCTACTACAACAGCCAGCAGCCCGAGTTGCTGGTGATCGTCAAGCCCAACGGCGGCAAGCCCGACGCCCTCAACGCCGGCATCAACATGGCCCGCTCCTCCTACTTCTGCACCGTGGATGCCGACTCCCTCATCGAGCGCGAGGCCCTGCTCCGCCTCATGGCTCCCATCGTCCACTCCGCGGTGCAGGTGGTGGTCTCCGGCGGCGTGGTTCGCATCGCCAACGGCTCCAAGGTGGAGGACGGGCAGATCACCGAGATCAACCTCCCCCGCACCTGGATCGAGCGCTGCCAGGTGGTGGAGTACATTCGCACCTTCCTCTTCGGCCGTCCCGCCTGGAACTTCCTCAACGCCACCTTCATCGTCTCCGGCGCCTTCTGCATGCTGCACAAGGAGACCGTCATCCTGGCCGGCGGCTTCACCACCGACACCGTCACCGAGGACGTGGACATGATCGCCGTCCTGCACCGCTTCCTGCGCACCATGAAGTGGAAGTACCGCATGGTCTTCACCACCGATCCCATCTGCTGGACCGAGGCCCCGCACACCGTGCGCATGCTGGCGCGCCAGCGCCGCCGCTGGCAGCTCGGCCTGATGCAGACGGTGATGAAGCACAACGACATGATCCTGAGCCCGCGCTATCGCGCCGTGGGCCTGCTCAGCATGCCCTTCCACGCCTTCATCGAGGCGGTGGGCTGCGTCATCGAGGCCGCCGGCACCATCCTCATCCCCTTCTCTTTCCTCATCGGCGCCATGCCCTTCTCCCTCTTCCTGCTGCTCATGTTCCTGGCCGTGGGCTACGGCACCCTGCTCTCCATGGGCTCGGTGCTGCTGGAGGAGACCACCCTGCGCCGCTATCCCAAGCTCCACCACGTGCTCATCCTGATGGCCTTCGCGGTGATCGAGAACGTCGGCTACCGGCAGATGGTCACCTTCTTCCGGGCGCAGGGTGTGCTCTCCTACTTCCTGGGCAAGAAGAAGTGGGAGCTGGTGGCCCACCGCGGGCTGGCGGCGAGACTGGCGGAGCATGAGCGCGCCTAG
- a CDS encoding HEAT repeat domain-containing protein, producing the protein MLLLEDLTTLVLWLLFTVVSVNLVFLCFLFYRRISHNRYYIGKDAARERYRPVVNDFAAARLTVERAAALLQDATSEAERDALEEMLLAVAHGDNTVRVTELLFAIGFVERWARTAFGKRRARQLIQHALRSDKTQVTLGVRKGTFNFVRRIRLFSVPRALAVDHLGRLAPDFAIVFSAEALHDPGTDVRQIAIYAMGQHRHPVVIPLLLQELEKAIAAGNDVSLRTTKSTLICYQLEDLYHFVPYLSHPNWRMRFFVVDTVREIANRAAQETLLNKNDFSPEIYEAFLEKVVADPYPDVRARAAAVIGRFGDGRALQALRQLLRDDNEFVRLHSVRACADRRYLEIVPDLVRRMGDPRWRVREASAKALTAFGVAGVDELYKCFVGTTDQYSSEQIAEEIQRAGLTQDLVAALVSEKDAELAAVVCQKLAILGKTSLLNSALLSPGVAPEARLQLMEALAAAPTDDFVRHLAQIRAADVGALGARADFLLQKLATASGGHLRAAAPEGGD; encoded by the coding sequence TTGCTGCTGCTGGAAGACCTGACCACGCTGGTGTTGTGGCTCTTGTTCACGGTGGTGAGCGTGAACCTGGTCTTCCTGTGCTTTCTCTTCTACCGGCGCATCTCGCACAACCGCTACTACATCGGGAAGGACGCCGCCCGCGAGCGCTACCGCCCGGTGGTGAACGACTTCGCGGCCGCGCGGCTGACGGTGGAACGGGCCGCCGCCCTGCTGCAGGACGCTACCTCCGAGGCCGAGCGCGACGCCCTGGAGGAGATGCTGCTGGCGGTGGCCCACGGCGACAACACGGTGCGCGTCACCGAACTGCTCTTCGCCATCGGCTTTGTGGAACGCTGGGCGCGCACTGCCTTCGGCAAGAGACGCGCCCGCCAGCTCATCCAGCACGCCCTGCGCTCCGACAAGACCCAGGTCACGCTGGGGGTGCGGAAGGGGACCTTCAACTTCGTGCGCCGCATCCGGCTGTTCTCGGTGCCGCGCGCCCTGGCCGTCGACCATCTGGGACGCCTGGCCCCCGATTTCGCCATCGTCTTCTCCGCCGAGGCCCTGCACGATCCCGGCACCGACGTGCGCCAGATCGCCATCTACGCCATGGGGCAGCACCGCCACCCCGTGGTCATCCCCCTGCTGCTGCAGGAGCTGGAGAAGGCCATCGCCGCCGGCAACGACGTCTCCCTGCGCACCACCAAGTCCACCCTCATCTGCTACCAGCTCGAGGACCTCTACCACTTCGTCCCCTACCTGAGCCACCCCAACTGGCGCATGCGCTTCTTCGTGGTGGACACGGTGCGCGAGATCGCCAACCGCGCCGCCCAGGAGACCCTGCTCAACAAGAACGACTTCTCGCCCGAGATCTACGAGGCCTTCCTCGAGAAGGTGGTGGCGGACCCCTACCCGGACGTGCGGGCACGGGCCGCGGCGGTGATCGGGCGCTTCGGAGACGGCCGCGCCTTGCAGGCCCTGCGCCAATTGCTGCGAGACGACAACGAGTTCGTGCGCCTGCACAGCGTGCGCGCCTGCGCCGACCGCCGCTACCTCGAGATCGTCCCCGACCTGGTACGGCGGATGGGGGACCCGCGCTGGCGGGTGCGCGAGGCCTCCGCCAAGGCCCTCACCGCGTTCGGCGTGGCCGGCGTGGACGAACTCTACAAGTGCTTCGTGGGCACCACCGACCAGTACTCCAGCGAGCAGATCGCGGAGGAGATCCAGCGCGCCGGGCTCACCCAGGATCTGGTGGCCGCGCTGGTCTCGGAGAAGGATGCCGAGCTGGCGGCGGTGGTCTGCCAGAAGCTGGCCATCCTGGGCAAGACCTCGCTGCTGAACTCGGCGCTGCTGTCGCCGGGAGTGGCGCCCGAGGCCCGCCTGCAGCTCATGGAAGCGCTGGCCGCCGCTCCCACCGACGATTTCGTCCGCCACCTGGCGCAGATCCGGGCCGCCGACGTGGGCGCGCTGGGCGCCCGCGCCGATTTCCTGCTGCAGAAGCTGGCCACCGCCTCCGGCGGGCACCTGCGGGCCGCGGCCCCGGAGGGGGGGGACTAG
- a CDS encoding carboxypeptidase regulatory-like domain-containing protein produces the protein MKRHCILVLACLVLATLPASAAGTGTCIVKGTITDAQGKPVAGATIEFIGIGTGARYSTKTDKGGFYTQLGVVAGRYRVDISKDGQKLWTIDAYEIHFGTGNRERVAEERDASYENKLDITIGKVTEVGGGVPIPLTPAQQKALEELQKMSAAAPQQDEKLVKAVNAKIQEAQAAQREGNWDAVVATLTEVTHMVPMDAGVWATMGLAYYKQGKSELQADAYTKAVALKPSEAPFHQNLAVALSKLGKVDEAVTEFDSAAVADPAGAGRYYLYEGMLLNNASRDSDALAAFNKAIAADPKLAEAYYFKGAALMRQAQLVNGKLVPPAGAAEALHQYLTLQPGGAYADEAKAQLARLGG, from the coding sequence GGTCCTGGCCACGCTGCCGGCGTCGGCGGCTGGCACCGGAACCTGCATCGTCAAGGGAACGATCACCGACGCCCAGGGCAAGCCGGTGGCGGGCGCCACCATCGAGTTCATCGGCATCGGCACCGGCGCCCGTTACTCCACCAAGACCGACAAGGGCGGCTTCTACACCCAGTTGGGAGTCGTGGCCGGGCGCTACCGGGTCGATATCTCCAAGGACGGGCAGAAGCTGTGGACCATCGACGCCTATGAGATCCACTTCGGGACCGGCAACCGCGAGCGCGTCGCCGAGGAGCGCGACGCCTCCTACGAGAACAAGCTCGACATCACCATCGGCAAGGTCACCGAGGTCGGCGGCGGGGTGCCCATCCCTCTGACTCCCGCCCAGCAGAAGGCGCTGGAGGAACTGCAGAAGATGTCGGCCGCGGCTCCTCAGCAGGACGAGAAGCTGGTCAAGGCGGTCAATGCCAAGATCCAGGAGGCCCAGGCGGCGCAGCGGGAAGGCAACTGGGACGCAGTGGTGGCCACCCTCACCGAAGTCACGCACATGGTCCCGATGGATGCTGGCGTATGGGCCACCATGGGGCTGGCCTATTACAAGCAAGGCAAGTCGGAGCTGCAGGCCGACGCCTACACCAAGGCGGTGGCGCTCAAGCCCAGCGAGGCCCCCTTCCACCAGAATCTGGCGGTGGCCCTCTCCAAGCTGGGCAAGGTGGACGAAGCCGTCACCGAGTTCGACTCCGCGGCCGTGGCCGATCCCGCCGGCGCCGGCCGCTACTATCTCTACGAGGGCATGCTGCTGAACAACGCCTCCCGCGACAGCGACGCCCTGGCCGCCTTCAACAAGGCCATCGCCGCCGATCCCAAGCTGGCCGAGGCCTACTACTTCAAGGGTGCCGCTCTGATGAGGCAGGCGCAGTTGGTGAACGGCAAGCTGGTGCCGCCGGCGGGGGCGGCGGAGGCGCTGCACCAGTACCTGACGCTGCAGCCCGGCGGCGCCTACGCCGACGAAGCCAAGGCGCAGCTGGCCCGCCTCGGCGGATAG
- the rpiB gene encoding ribose 5-phosphate isomerase B, whose translation MRIAIAADHAGYPLKQELAAWLRQAGHQVLDLGTESVEPVDYPDYAEAAGQAVLEKRAERGILICGSGVGAAVAANKLPGIRAGLCHDTYSAHQGMEHDAMNVLVLGARVIGVELAKELARSYLGAEFSGEARHRRRLQKITALEERSARGSGGGGAGRG comes from the coding sequence GTGCGAATCGCGATCGCCGCAGATCACGCCGGCTATCCCTTGAAGCAGGAGTTGGCCGCATGGTTGCGCCAGGCCGGCCACCAGGTCCTCGACCTGGGGACGGAGAGCGTCGAGCCGGTGGACTATCCCGACTACGCCGAGGCGGCGGGTCAGGCGGTGCTGGAGAAGCGGGCCGAGCGCGGCATCCTGATCTGCGGCAGCGGCGTGGGCGCGGCGGTGGCGGCCAACAAGCTGCCCGGGATCCGCGCCGGGCTCTGCCACGACACCTACTCGGCGCACCAGGGCATGGAGCACGACGCCATGAACGTGCTGGTGCTGGGAGCGCGGGTGATCGGCGTGGAACTGGCCAAGGAGCTGGCGCGCAGCTACCTGGGCGCGGAGTTCAGCGGCGAGGCCCGCCACCGGCGGCGCCTGCAGAAGATCACGGCGCTGGAGGAGCGCTCCGCGCGCGGCTCCGGGGGAGGAGGTGCCGGCCGTGGCTAA
- a CDS encoding HAD family phosphatase, whose translation MANVRTLFWDVGGVLLSNAWDHEQRTRALEHFHLEESEFQERHEMVVSRFETGRLTLAGYLERTVFFRPRSFTRGDFTAYLFALSQPKPESLALAQELAERGRWQMATINNESRELNLYRIQQFGLRDLFRVFFSSCFVKLRKPDEAIYELALAMTQREPQECVFIDDREVNLESARRLGMHALHFRSASQLRQELHKLGVR comes from the coding sequence GTGGCTAATGTCCGCACCCTCTTCTGGGACGTGGGCGGGGTGCTGCTCTCCAACGCCTGGGACCACGAGCAGCGCACGCGCGCCCTGGAACATTTCCATCTGGAAGAGAGCGAGTTCCAGGAGCGTCACGAGATGGTGGTCTCGCGCTTCGAGACGGGGCGGCTGACCCTGGCCGGCTACCTGGAGCGCACCGTCTTCTTCCGCCCGCGCAGCTTCACGCGGGGAGACTTCACCGCGTACCTGTTCGCGCTCTCCCAGCCCAAGCCGGAATCCCTGGCGCTGGCCCAGGAACTGGCGGAGCGGGGACGCTGGCAGATGGCCACCATCAACAACGAGTCGCGGGAGCTGAACCTGTACCGCATCCAGCAGTTCGGCCTGCGCGACCTCTTCCGGGTCTTCTTCAGCTCCTGCTTCGTGAAGCTGCGCAAGCCCGACGAGGCCATCTACGAGCTGGCCCTGGCCATGACCCAGCGGGAGCCGCAGGAGTGCGTCTTCATCGACGATCGCGAGGTCAACCTGGAGAGCGCACGCCGCCTGGGGATGCACGCGCTGCACTTCCGCAGCGCCTCCCAACTGCGCCAGGAGCTGCACAAGCTGGGCGTGCGCTGA